In Bacillus toyonensis BCT-7112, a single window of DNA contains:
- a CDS encoding YaiI/YqxD family protein, producing MKIYVDADACPVKDVIIFEATNAEIPVTLVTSFSHYSNAEQPKGVETIYVDSGADAADYRIMQLAKKEDLIVTQDYGLASLALAKGCIVLHHKGYKYTNDNIEQLLQTRYLSAMVRKSGKRTKGPKPFTAEDKEKFRELFKSIISL from the coding sequence ATGAAAATTTACGTTGATGCAGATGCTTGTCCTGTAAAAGATGTAATTATTTTTGAAGCTACGAATGCAGAAATCCCTGTAACCCTCGTTACTAGCTTTTCTCATTATTCTAATGCGGAACAACCAAAAGGTGTGGAAACAATATATGTTGATTCCGGAGCAGATGCTGCAGATTACCGAATTATGCAATTAGCAAAAAAAGAAGATTTAATCGTAACACAAGATTATGGTCTTGCTTCGCTTGCATTAGCAAAAGGCTGTATCGTTCTACACCATAAAGGCTATAAGTATACGAATGATAACATTGAACAATTGTTACAAACACGATATTTAAGTGCAATGGTTCGAAAAAGTGGTAAGCGTACAAAGGGACCGAAACCATTTACAGCAGAAGATAAAGAGAAATTTAGAGAGCTCTTTAAAAGTATAATTTCACTTTAG
- a CDS encoding DUF3892 domain-containing protein has product MDNKDFEKVYNDYLHQGEEQAQFEVDNEVNSGAEQIVAVRKNDDGDLIAFKTSSGRELDYMTALSEAKSGKLAHVDVFHKYGRDIIRSEPDGIKENNLDNLPSF; this is encoded by the coding sequence ATGGACAATAAAGACTTTGAAAAAGTTTATAATGATTACTTACATCAAGGAGAAGAGCAAGCTCAATTTGAAGTAGACAATGAAGTCAATTCAGGAGCAGAACAAATTGTTGCCGTTCGTAAAAATGATGATGGTGATTTAATAGCGTTTAAAACAAGTAGCGGGAGAGAGTTAGATTATATGACTGCTCTTAGTGAAGCAAAATCAGGGAAGTTAGCTCATGTGGACGTATTTCATAAGTATGGCAGAGATATTATACGTAGTGAACCTGATGGTATAAAGGAAAATAACTTAGATAATTTACCATCATTTTAA
- a CDS encoding ATP-binding protein, translated as MLIIFLLLLLVLAFVFSKSINSLLNKINVLNQTIRDLASDKKIPNIIDVKSDDEMGELIRSVNLLIERTTYRELELQQQEQIKKELLNKLRHDINTPLTAVRLQLYYLEGEYKAQAPVLESLYEQIQYISDLTNEFNIQSTETLENTYIVNDEVNIHNLIENMIKKWSYLYSIHKIELVYNPQDKELIWNSNELWIQRLFDNIFQNVLKHSKAKKLKIIIDEDIVSFRDNGIGFDINSKGTGLGLKNIEDISKMFDIKYTLQSNSEGTMFSFENTKV; from the coding sequence ATGTTAATCATATTTTTATTATTACTATTAGTATTAGCTTTTGTATTTTCAAAATCGATAAACTCATTATTAAATAAAATTAATGTATTAAATCAAACGATTCGAGATTTAGCTAGTGATAAAAAAATCCCTAATATAATAGATGTCAAAAGTGATGATGAGATGGGAGAACTGATTAGGTCAGTAAACCTGCTTATAGAAAGAACAACTTATCGAGAATTAGAACTACAACAACAGGAACAAATAAAAAAAGAGCTATTAAATAAATTACGGCATGATATTAATACACCCTTAACTGCAGTTAGATTACAATTATATTATTTAGAAGGCGAATACAAAGCACAAGCGCCAGTACTTGAATCACTGTATGAGCAGATACAATATATAAGTGATTTAACTAACGAATTTAATATTCAATCTACAGAGACCTTAGAGAATACTTATATTGTGAATGATGAAGTGAATATACATAATTTAATAGAAAATATGATTAAAAAATGGAGCTATTTGTATAGCATTCATAAAATTGAATTAGTATATAATCCACAAGATAAAGAGTTGATATGGAATAGTAATGAGTTATGGATTCAAAGGTTATTTGATAATATTTTTCAAAATGTCCTTAAACATTCAAAAGCTAAAAAACTCAAAATTATTATAGATGAAGATATTGTTTCCTTTAGAGATAATGGGATTGGGTTTGATATAAATAGTAAAGGTACAGGACTTGGTTTGAAAAATATTGAAGATATATCAAAGATGTTCGATATAAAATACACTTTACAATCAAATAGTGAGGGTACTATGTTTTCATTTGAAAATACAAAAGTTTAG
- a CDS encoding response regulator transcription factor, with protein MKVYNILIVEDDLIIGDLLQKILQREKYNVCWEKEGRKVLDIIHEIDLVVMDVMLPGEDGYQITKKIKNLGLNIPIIFLSARNDMDSKLKGLTIGEEYMIKPFDPRELLLRIQKMLDNQYGTFTQINHLFIDAEYKRVFINDLRNEVAFTAIERKIFFYLYENRDRTLSKEHFYDYLWQLEDRNQNIMNVHIKKIRTKIDDKTGDIIQNIYGEGYRLNTYMKK; from the coding sequence ATGAAAGTATATAACATATTAATTGTTGAAGACGATTTGATTATAGGAGATTTATTACAAAAAATTTTACAGCGTGAGAAGTATAATGTGTGTTGGGAGAAAGAGGGAAGGAAAGTTCTTGATATAATTCATGAAATAGATTTAGTCGTAATGGATGTTATGTTACCAGGCGAAGATGGTTATCAAATTACAAAGAAAATAAAAAATCTAGGATTAAATATTCCAATTATATTTCTATCAGCAAGGAATGATATGGATAGTAAACTAAAAGGTTTGACTATTGGAGAAGAATACATGATAAAACCTTTTGACCCTAGAGAGTTGTTGTTAAGGATTCAGAAAATGTTAGATAATCAATATGGTACGTTCACGCAAATTAACCATTTATTTATAGATGCAGAATATAAAAGAGTTTTTATTAATGATTTGCGTAATGAAGTTGCTTTTACAGCAATTGAACGAAAAATATTCTTCTATTTATATGAAAATAGAGATAGAACTTTATCTAAAGAACACTTCTATGATTACCTATGGCAACTCGAAGATAGAAATCAAAATATCATGAACGTACATATAAAGAAAATCAGAACCAAAATTGATGATAAAACAGGTGATATTATTCAAAATATTTATGGAGAAGGGTATAGACTAAATACCTATATGAAGAAATGA
- a CDS encoding alpha/beta fold hydrolase, producing the protein MKKILKIGKIIFFVCISMIFLGTGAVFIYHNYQLKMESKLMNNKGKLINFNNKKVNVYNEGSGEETFVFMAGSGIAAPVYELKGLYSEFSKENKISVIERAGYGYSDVFQDDRDIDTILEQTREALIRSGNKPPYILIPHSLSGIEAIYWAQKYPSEVKGIIALDIGLPKQYVTHKIGMVDSLKIKGMNILTKIGFQRLAPSITYNPEVIRQSFLNEQEKDIYKALTYKRAFNDDMKQELLQSYNNGKKSNSLSIPKETPMLFIDAIARQYKDSKYTKQKNEDYKEFASKLLIADVKIIEGTHSIYLYAPDEIYKIAMDFVKNKVVKN; encoded by the coding sequence ATGAAAAAAATATTGAAGATAGGAAAGATAATATTTTTTGTTTGTATTAGTATGATTTTTCTTGGAACTGGCGCTGTATTCATATATCATAACTATCAATTAAAAATGGAATCGAAATTAATGAACAATAAAGGTAAACTTATTAATTTCAATAATAAAAAAGTGAATGTTTATAATGAGGGGAGCGGGGAGGAGACGTTTGTATTTATGGCCGGATCTGGAATTGCCGCTCCTGTGTATGAATTGAAAGGCTTATATAGTGAATTTTCAAAAGAAAACAAGATTTCTGTAATTGAGAGAGCTGGTTATGGATACAGTGATGTTTTTCAAGATGATAGAGATATTGATACGATATTAGAACAAACGAGAGAAGCGCTTATTCGAAGTGGAAATAAACCACCTTACATTTTAATACCACACTCTCTATCGGGTATAGAGGCTATTTATTGGGCACAAAAATATCCAAGTGAAGTAAAAGGGATTATTGCGTTAGATATTGGTTTACCTAAACAGTACGTAACTCATAAAATAGGTATGGTTGATTCATTAAAAATAAAAGGGATGAATATTTTAACGAAAATTGGTTTTCAGAGATTAGCTCCCTCTATTACTTATAATCCCGAAGTCATTCGTCAATCCTTTTTAAACGAACAGGAAAAAGATATTTATAAAGCGCTTACGTATAAGAGGGCTTTTAATGATGATATGAAGCAAGAACTTTTACAAAGCTACAATAACGGTAAAAAATCAAATTCTTTATCGATCCCAAAAGAAACACCTATGTTATTTATAGATGCGATTGCTAGGCAATATAAAGATTCGAAGTATACAAAGCAAAAAAACGAAGATTATAAGGAGTTTGCTAGCAAGTTATTAATAGCTGATGTAAAAATAATTGAAGGTACACATAGTATTTATTTATATGCTCCTGATGAAATATACAAAATTGCTATGGATTTTGTTAAGAATAAAGTAGTGAAGAACTAA
- a CDS encoding DUF2785 domain-containing protein encodes MNEILELKEELQQIKHNNYAVPEDVDAYPYAQWMLDYIGSPDAELRDDLIYSTLHTWITNDVFRQKELRGLMLQAISPDYLFYKIGEKGTDSVFKRAFSVLIPPLILSVHEREPLLSEEQLYSVAEQVLEYVYLEEDVRGYIEGKGWAHSTAHAADALDALARTIRNREFSYAILAAVRQKVRLNDYVYVHFEDERLVKPIMSLRSQNLLTEEEWSNWLHSIATVEDIRHPQHAILVQNIRTFLRSLYFIALEKEGSNAFTDDILETLKEARRY; translated from the coding sequence ATGAATGAAATACTAGAATTAAAAGAAGAACTACAACAAATTAAACATAATAATTATGCTGTACCAGAGGATGTGGACGCATATCCATATGCACAGTGGATGCTAGATTATATCGGATCACCAGATGCTGAATTACGCGATGATTTGATTTATAGTACGCTTCACACATGGATTACAAATGATGTATTTAGACAAAAAGAGTTACGAGGATTAATGCTACAAGCAATTAGTCCTGATTATTTATTTTATAAAATTGGAGAAAAAGGAACAGACTCTGTGTTTAAACGCGCGTTCTCCGTTTTAATTCCACCACTTATTTTATCTGTTCATGAAAGAGAACCGCTGTTATCTGAAGAACAACTGTACAGTGTGGCAGAACAAGTACTGGAATATGTATATTTAGAAGAAGATGTAAGAGGCTACATAGAAGGAAAAGGCTGGGCACATTCTACAGCGCATGCGGCTGATGCGCTAGATGCTTTAGCACGTACAATACGAAATCGTGAGTTTTCATATGCAATACTAGCTGCCGTTCGTCAGAAGGTACGATTGAATGATTACGTATATGTACACTTTGAGGATGAGAGATTAGTAAAGCCAATTATGTCTTTACGTAGCCAAAATCTATTAACTGAAGAAGAGTGGAGCAATTGGCTACATAGTATAGCAACTGTTGAAGACATCCGACATCCACAGCATGCTATTTTAGTACAAAATATTAGAACTTTCCTAAGAAGTTTATATTTCATAGCTTTAGAGAAGGAGGGAAGCAATGCCTTTACAGATGATATATTGGAGACTTTGAAGGAAGCACGTAGGTATTAA
- a CDS encoding uridine kinase, with protein sequence MNRKQRIKEIADHIVKLNLTYPTRVGVSGITASGKTTFANELAEEIKKRGLPVTRASIDDFHNPRVIRYTQGKESARGYYEDAHDYTAFKERLLNPLGPNGNLQYETISHNLVTDMPVQNEPLVALQNMVLIVDGTFLLKKDVAHLFDYKIFVDTDFEIARKRGAERETEAFGSYEEAEKMFLNRYHAACKMYIDEHNPKECADVVFRNSDLENPEVIFHERT encoded by the coding sequence ATGAACCGAAAACAACGAATCAAAGAAATTGCAGATCATATTGTAAAGCTAAACTTAACCTATCCAACAAGAGTTGGAGTAAGTGGTATTACAGCATCAGGAAAAACAACATTTGCAAACGAACTAGCGGAAGAAATAAAAAAACGAGGTTTACCAGTAACACGCGCCAGCATTGATGATTTTCATAATCCAAGAGTGATTCGTTATACGCAAGGCAAAGAATCAGCAAGAGGGTATTATGAAGATGCACACGATTATACAGCTTTCAAAGAAAGGTTATTAAATCCTTTAGGACCTAACGGGAATTTACAATATGAAACGATTTCTCATAACTTAGTAACGGATATGCCTGTACAGAATGAACCGCTAGTAGCCCTGCAAAATATGGTATTAATAGTAGATGGAACGTTTCTATTGAAAAAAGACGTTGCGCATTTATTTGACTATAAAATTTTCGTAGATACAGATTTTGAGATTGCGAGAAAACGTGGTGCAGAGCGCGAGACTGAGGCTTTTGGAAGTTATGAAGAAGCAGAGAAGATGTTTTTGAATAGGTATCATGCGGCCTGTAAGATGTATATAGATGAGCATAATCCGAAAGAGTGTGCGGATGTTGTATTTCGGAATAGTGATTTAGAAAATCCAGAAGTTATATTTCATGAAAGAACGTAA
- a CDS encoding metallophosphoesterase family protein has product MDKIAVISDIHGNIPALESVLKDIKLRGIERIICLGDLVGKGPHSSEVIEIIRKECEGVVMGNWDDFITKPTEFEALKWHQKQLSEEQNDYLRSLPFSIEFFMSGKLIRMFHASPRSLYERIQPHASREERISMFENSDLTENIEGERKPDVVCYGDVHQAFVQNFRGKTLCNAGSVGNPLEITQASYLIFEGTYNEKEAASFSIQLVRVPYDIELAIRLAEELDMPEIEEYKQELRTALYRGFKGK; this is encoded by the coding sequence TTGGATAAAATAGCGGTAATTTCAGATATTCATGGTAATATTCCGGCATTAGAATCTGTGCTGAAAGATATTAAATTAAGAGGAATCGAGCGCATTATTTGTCTTGGAGATTTAGTAGGAAAAGGCCCTCATTCAAGCGAAGTAATTGAAATCATTCGTAAAGAATGCGAAGGCGTTGTAATGGGGAATTGGGATGATTTCATTACAAAACCGACTGAATTTGAAGCATTAAAATGGCATCAAAAACAATTATCAGAAGAACAAAATGACTATTTAAGAAGCTTACCATTTTCGATCGAATTTTTTATGAGCGGAAAACTCATTCGTATGTTTCACGCTTCACCGAGAAGTTTATATGAAAGAATTCAACCACACGCTTCAAGAGAAGAACGTATTAGTATGTTCGAAAATAGTGATCTGACGGAAAATATAGAAGGGGAAAGAAAACCAGATGTCGTTTGCTATGGTGACGTTCACCAAGCGTTCGTTCAAAATTTCAGAGGGAAAACGTTATGTAACGCTGGTAGTGTAGGAAATCCTCTTGAAATTACACAAGCATCCTATTTAATCTTTGAAGGAACGTACAATGAAAAAGAAGCCGCAAGCTTTTCTATTCAACTCGTACGTGTACCGTATGATATTGAATTAGCTATCAGACTAGCAGAAGAACTCGATATGCCAGAAATTGAAGAATACAAACAAGAATTACGGACTGCTTTATATCGAGGGTTTAAGGGGAAGTAA
- a CDS encoding aminoglycoside phosphotransferase family protein, whose amino-acid sequence MEEIVREIERKLEWPCIVKCIAITKGFSHEEKYKIELENRETYFVKVCDSANYERKLEEYTYMKQIELLHIPTPKLIHFIKLEELNKCVQVFEWIDGVNGEESLRKLSVEEQYDVGRKAGEVLRRIHSIERESASNKWETFRWNKYERYIEALADYEVNFLDLKPVLTFVENHKDLLKNRPITFLHDDFHPANSMIHNKEFIVIDFGGYDFGDPIHDFYNVAIFTTRISKPFAVGQVHGYCGGEPSLHFWQLYSLYAAMTFPADIVWTNRSTPHLVDDMKERLNGILEEHNHFSSYVPRWYQSYHMDIMKNK is encoded by the coding sequence TTGGAAGAAATAGTAAGAGAGATAGAAAGAAAACTAGAGTGGCCCTGTATTGTAAAATGTATAGCCATTACAAAAGGTTTTTCGCATGAGGAAAAATATAAAATTGAACTAGAGAATCGTGAAACGTATTTTGTAAAAGTGTGTGATTCTGCTAATTATGAACGAAAACTAGAAGAATATACGTATATGAAACAAATAGAGTTATTACATATTCCAACGCCCAAGTTAATTCATTTTATAAAACTTGAAGAATTAAATAAATGTGTTCAAGTATTTGAATGGATTGACGGAGTAAATGGTGAAGAGAGCTTACGGAAGTTATCGGTGGAAGAACAGTATGATGTAGGAAGAAAAGCAGGAGAAGTATTAAGGAGAATTCACTCAATTGAAAGAGAAAGTGCAAGTAATAAATGGGAAACATTTAGATGGAATAAATACGAAAGATACATAGAGGCACTAGCAGACTACGAGGTGAATTTTCTGGATTTGAAGCCAGTATTAACCTTTGTAGAAAACCATAAAGACTTATTAAAAAATCGTCCAATCACATTTTTACACGATGATTTCCATCCAGCAAATAGTATGATTCATAACAAGGAGTTTATCGTTATCGATTTTGGTGGATATGATTTTGGCGATCCAATACACGATTTTTATAATGTAGCGATTTTTACTACAAGAATAAGCAAACCATTTGCGGTTGGACAAGTTCACGGTTATTGCGGAGGCGAACCGTCACTTCACTTTTGGCAGCTGTACTCCTTATATGCAGCAATGACATTCCCGGCTGATATCGTTTGGACAAACCGAAGCACACCGCACCTAGTAGATGATATGAAGGAAAGACTAAATGGAATTTTAGAAGAACATAATCATTTTTCGTCCTATGTTCCAAGATGGTATCAATCCTATCATATGGATATAATGAAAAATAAATAA
- a CDS encoding VOC family protein has translation MLRFDHLVHAVPCTPKEAAKQMQASGFHTVLGGEHTTWGTWNSLCYFDLSYIEFLAVQHEEKAKEAENPLVQETVVKLQNGEGMLQIAIRTDAIEELADKFSKYGLQTIGPFEGKRMRKDGRLLEWKMLFVKQEESGPRLPFFIQWNETDEERRNDLRNIGTITEHKNKVQHIEVIHYAVKNVRDTVRKWKEVMGLTASSVTKNEKWNAECQSVAFGDIHVQFCEPIGEGLVKEHLIRNGEYPFAVEFKGENKREYEVLGSLYIYE, from the coding sequence ATGTTACGATTTGATCATCTCGTTCACGCAGTGCCTTGTACACCGAAGGAAGCAGCAAAACAAATGCAAGCGAGTGGATTTCATACTGTATTAGGCGGAGAGCATACTACTTGGGGAACTTGGAATAGTTTATGTTATTTTGATTTATCATACATAGAATTTTTAGCTGTGCAGCATGAAGAAAAAGCGAAAGAAGCAGAAAATCCATTAGTACAAGAAACGGTGGTGAAATTACAAAATGGAGAAGGAATGCTACAAATTGCAATTCGAACAGATGCCATTGAAGAATTAGCAGATAAATTTAGTAAATACGGTTTACAAACAATAGGACCATTTGAAGGGAAACGTATGAGAAAAGATGGTCGGCTTTTAGAATGGAAAATGTTATTTGTAAAGCAAGAAGAAAGCGGGCCGAGATTACCTTTTTTTATACAGTGGAATGAAACCGATGAAGAAAGAAGAAACGACTTACGCAACATAGGGACGATCACGGAACATAAAAACAAAGTGCAACACATTGAAGTGATCCATTATGCAGTGAAAAACGTTCGAGACACAGTGCGAAAGTGGAAAGAAGTAATGGGGCTAACTGCAAGTTCAGTCACAAAAAATGAAAAATGGAATGCTGAGTGCCAAAGTGTAGCGTTTGGTGACATTCATGTACAGTTTTGTGAACCGATTGGGGAAGGGCTAGTGAAAGAACACTTGATTAGGAATGGTGAATATCCTTTTGCAGTGGAGTTTAAAGGGGAGAATAAACGAGAGTATGAAGTGTTAGGTAGTTTGTACATATATGAATAG
- a CDS encoding sulfite exporter TauE/SafE family protein, whose protein sequence is MYYNETNLIIADWKNQRHFSHTGKVLFSFIITGGLFMQKLIVFAIIGFFAQLIDGALGMAYGVTSTSLLLMFGIAPAVASASVHLAEVVTTAASGASHIKFGNVDKYTVSRLTLPGAIGAFVGACFLSNLPGDVIKPYISIFLFTLGVYILLRFIIQKQIVTSKKRMSAKQLVPLGLFAGFVDSTGGGGWGPITTPVLLARGNEARKVIGSVDTSEFPVSLAATIGFFISLGWEQVSWVWVFALMLGGIVAAPIAAWLVRIVPPHLLGVLVGGLIIFTNIRTLLTTFKVDPTIISLSYVAVGLVVIISIFIAVRNHSNRSSPSTGGYPKDQKQMLP, encoded by the coding sequence ATGTATTATAATGAAACAAATTTAATTATTGCTGATTGGAAAAACCAAAGGCACTTTTCTCATACGGGAAAAGTGCTTTTTTCATTTATTATTACAGGGGGATTATTTATGCAGAAATTAATTGTCTTTGCTATTATTGGATTTTTCGCTCAATTGATTGATGGGGCACTTGGAATGGCGTATGGGGTAACATCTACCTCACTATTATTAATGTTTGGTATTGCACCAGCTGTAGCATCCGCATCTGTTCACTTAGCTGAAGTCGTTACAACCGCAGCTTCTGGTGCATCGCACATCAAATTTGGAAACGTTGATAAATATACAGTTTCCAGATTAACATTACCCGGAGCAATTGGGGCATTTGTTGGGGCATGTTTTTTAAGTAATTTACCTGGCGATGTGATTAAACCGTACATTTCAATATTTTTATTCACTTTAGGCGTTTATATTTTATTACGATTCATTATTCAAAAACAAATTGTTACTTCCAAAAAGCGTATGTCTGCCAAACAACTTGTGCCACTCGGCTTATTCGCTGGATTCGTCGATTCAACTGGTGGCGGTGGCTGGGGTCCAATTACGACACCTGTACTGCTAGCAAGAGGAAATGAAGCTAGAAAAGTTATTGGATCTGTAGATACGAGTGAGTTTCCTGTTTCGCTCGCTGCAACAATTGGTTTCTTCATCTCACTTGGCTGGGAACAAGTAAGCTGGGTTTGGGTATTCGCCTTAATGCTTGGCGGTATTGTCGCAGCTCCAATTGCCGCATGGTTAGTACGTATCGTTCCACCTCATTTACTTGGGGTATTAGTTGGTGGCCTTATTATCTTTACGAATATTCGTACACTACTTACAACATTTAAAGTGGATCCAACTATTATTTCACTTTCTTACGTGGCAGTTGGTCTTGTCGTTATTATTTCTATTTTCATTGCTGTCCGTAATCATTCCAATCGTTCTAGCCCATCAACAGGCGGCTATCCGAAAGATCAAAAACAAATGCTACCATAA
- a CDS encoding GNAT family N-acetyltransferase yields the protein MKLETERLHIIPCTEEWVQIAKNQGYNSGPHIAGHVESVKQDAALLPWGAWYVIRKEDDIVLGDIGFKGKPNEKRTVEIGYGFIEKYWNKGYATESVDELIKWAFQTGKVDTIIAETLLENASSIRVLEKLHMKRVDTTDTMINWKIEK from the coding sequence ATGAAATTAGAAACAGAAAGATTACATATTATCCCGTGTACGGAAGAATGGGTTCAGATTGCGAAGAATCAAGGATACAATAGCGGCCCGCATATTGCAGGGCATGTAGAAAGTGTAAAACAAGACGCAGCTTTATTACCTTGGGGTGCGTGGTATGTCATTCGAAAAGAAGATGACATCGTACTAGGGGATATAGGATTTAAAGGGAAACCGAACGAGAAACGTACAGTAGAAATTGGTTACGGTTTTATTGAGAAATATTGGAATAAAGGGTATGCTACAGAATCTGTAGATGAATTAATAAAGTGGGCTTTCCAGACAGGAAAGGTAGATACAATTATTGCGGAGACACTCCTTGAAAATGCTAGTTCGATTCGTGTATTAGAGAAATTACATATGAAGAGAGTAGATACAACAGATACGATGATTAATTGGAAAATAGAAAAATAA
- a CDS encoding amino acid permease: MNSATNQSTSKTQTTQGQGELKRGLKSRHLTMISLGGTIGTGLFLASGGVIHSAGPGGALIAYAAIGIMVYFLMTSLAELAAYMPVTGSFSTYATKFVDPSLGFALGWNYWYNWAITIAAELAAVTLIMKFWFPDTPSLIWSGLCLAIIFLLNYLSVKGFGESEYWFALIKVVTIIIFLVVGFMMIFGIMGGESVGFKNFTVADAPFNGGIMAIIGVFMAAGFSFQGTELLGVAAGETSDPERNIPKAIRSIFWRILLFYILAILVIGLLIPYTTESLAASDVTVSPFTLVFEKAGVAFAASVMNAVILTAVLSAGNSGMYASTRMLWDLARQGKAPKFLGKLDSRGVPVNALIATSVVGSVAFIASLFGDGVVYIWLLNASGMSGFIAWVGIAISHYRFRKAYIAQGKDLKDLPYRAKWFPFGPIFAFTLCVIVILGQNYGAFMGESIDWNGVLVSYIGLPLFLVLWLGYKFTKKTKVIPLDKCELK; this comes from the coding sequence ATGAATAGCGCAACAAATCAATCTACCTCTAAAACGCAAACTACACAAGGACAAGGTGAATTAAAACGCGGATTAAAATCTCGTCACCTTACGATGATTTCTCTCGGTGGTACAATCGGTACCGGACTATTTCTTGCCAGCGGTGGTGTAATCCATTCAGCTGGTCCTGGCGGTGCACTAATCGCATACGCCGCAATTGGAATTATGGTGTATTTCTTAATGACAAGCTTAGCTGAACTTGCAGCTTACATGCCTGTTACTGGATCTTTTAGCACGTATGCAACAAAATTTGTTGATCCATCACTTGGCTTTGCACTTGGATGGAACTATTGGTATAACTGGGCGATTACAATTGCGGCAGAACTAGCGGCCGTAACATTAATTATGAAATTTTGGTTCCCTGATACCCCTTCCCTCATTTGGAGTGGATTATGCTTAGCTATTATTTTTCTCTTAAACTATTTATCTGTTAAAGGTTTTGGTGAATCTGAATATTGGTTCGCACTTATTAAAGTAGTTACTATTATTATCTTCTTAGTTGTCGGCTTCATGATGATTTTTGGAATTATGGGCGGCGAATCTGTCGGCTTTAAAAACTTCACTGTTGCAGATGCTCCATTTAACGGCGGTATCATGGCAATTATCGGTGTATTTATGGCTGCTGGTTTCTCCTTCCAAGGAACTGAATTATTAGGTGTAGCTGCTGGTGAAACGTCTGATCCAGAACGCAATATCCCAAAAGCAATTCGTTCGATCTTTTGGCGCATTCTTTTATTCTATATCCTTGCAATTCTCGTTATCGGTTTATTAATTCCTTATACAACTGAAAGTCTTGCAGCAAGTGATGTTACAGTAAGTCCATTTACACTTGTATTTGAAAAAGCGGGCGTTGCCTTTGCTGCTTCTGTTATGAACGCTGTTATTTTAACGGCAGTTTTATCTGCTGGTAACTCTGGCATGTACGCATCAACTCGTATGCTTTGGGATTTAGCTCGTCAAGGAAAAGCACCAAAGTTTTTAGGCAAATTAGATAGCCGTGGTGTACCTGTTAACGCTCTAATCGCAACATCAGTAGTTGGTAGCGTCGCTTTCATCGCTTCTTTATTCGGTGACGGTGTTGTATATATTTGGTTATTAAACGCTTCTGGTATGTCTGGCTTTATCGCATGGGTTGGTATTGCAATTAGTCATTACCGCTTCCGTAAAGCATATATCGCACAAGGAAAAGATTTAAAAGACTTACCATATAGAGCAAAATGGTTCCCATTCGGTCCAATCTTCGCATTTACACTTTGCGTCATCGTAATTTTAGGACAAAACTACGGCGCATTTATGGGTGAATCAATCGATTGGAACGGCGTACTCGTTTCTTACATCGGTTTACCGCTCTTCTTAGTACTATGGTTAGGATATAAATTTACAAAGAAAACAAAAGTGATTCCACTTGATAAATGTGAACTAAAATAA
- a CDS encoding iron-sulfur cluster biosynthesis family protein gives MNIRITDEAKAAIHRLERADKKIIRIRGTMTNSCSIFVDVDLVWDTYNADDIVYEDEMLIVQMESFTKDYTGDTVKLDYKTTGFSITTPSETLVYGLSIKK, from the coding sequence ATGAACATTCGTATTACTGATGAAGCAAAGGCAGCTATACATAGATTAGAACGTGCAGATAAAAAGATCATTCGCATTAGAGGAACAATGACAAACTCTTGTAGCATTTTCGTTGATGTTGATTTAGTTTGGGATACATACAATGCAGATGATATTGTATATGAGGATGAAATGCTTATTGTACAAATGGAATCATTCACGAAAGATTACACTGGTGATACAGTGAAACTTGATTATAAGACGACTGGTTTTAGTATTACGACTCCTAGTGAGACGTTAGTTTATGGATTGTCGATTAAAAAATAA